ACCCAACAGGCTTAGGagagggttttaaacctaaaactTGTGGTTATTTAAAGGGTTTAATTCCATCAAGGAGGCTACACGTTTTCGATATACATTTTTCCATGGAGAAAATTTGACCACACGAATTTTGCAAATTTCtagtattatttgggtaacataGTAGAAGACCGTAGAACTGGAGTATGATCTCGTTAACAGGTTTTGCTTATGCTTGGAGGCTCTTCTCGCGATCGCGATCACACTTCAAGAGATAAGTATCGATTTTATGTTTGATTAATATATTATTATGTGTTGTTTATATTATATGCAAATGACCTTGTCTATTTATTTTAGCAGTATATACATGTATTCCATCAATTAGCATGTAAACGATGCGTTTAGCGGTTGATGACCATTTAATGTACCTTaaaaactttataaaaataaatcaaggtgCTATATAGGGGGTGAGGGAGGGGTGGGGTAGGTGGTTAAGAGACAACTAGAGTGGAATGACACTATGAAATTTGTTTTCTTACTTTTACTAGGaaaatcatttttcttatttttaagtAACTTATTTTCCTAgagaaataattttcaaaatatttcaaCCAACCAAACAATACCAAACTCACTTCAATGTCTGAATTTATAACGAAGATTAATTAGTTTGACTATCGGATTCCAGATTATATAAGATAAAGTGAAATTGAGTGAATAGTAAATTAGCACATCTAGTTGAAGAAACTTTTTTGTCCTaataaggtaaaaaaataaatcatGTAATATTGGACTAAGGTTGATCTGAATAAGATGGAGTGGATTAAAAGATTTATAAATCAAACCTAACTAATTCGAGACTGACTGATTAATCGATACAACCATGACCATAAATAAAGAAAGAGAGGCAGTACTACGTGCGATAATAATGCACACCACATGATGTATGCCTCAAGGTACGTTTTGATAGTTACGCTAAAACCGGTCTTGATTCCTTATACTATATTGAATGCTACCGTGTATCACatgatattattttttaatttggcACAAGGCTACAACTATTTAATACTGATATTGTTTTTTACTTTGGCACAAGGCTACAGCAATTTAATACTGCTATAACCAATCAAAATTGAGACAAAAAAACGCAAATCATGCCGAAGAAAATGTCAACATCGTTTGGTGAATTCTTGAGTTCTGTTACAATGTTATTGTACCTTTTCAGTTCACAAAAAGTTACTACTTACTATTTAGACAATATCCCTATTACCTACTTCCTTATTGGATCTTGGAATATGAGATAATATTCAGCTTTGAAACTGTAATGGGAAAATTCTGAAAAGATAAAAGTAGTGCCTTTGTCTAGTTATTGCAAGTTTCAAGATTCTTGAATTTGTCAGAAATGATTGAAGTGATAGTGTAGTTTACCAAATCTTATAGCAGAAATTCCATAGTCAAAGAAGAAAGCATTATTATTCCAAAAATGGGGAAAGGAGAGATAGAAGAGAGCAGCAGTACAGTGGGATTATTGAAGAGATGCACAACTGGAGGAAGTGGGGGGTCGACAAGATGGGTGGATGGTAGTGAAGTGGACTCAGAATCACCACCTTGGTTACTCTTTGGTGATGAGGAAATTAGTAGAGAAGGTTATGGATCTGTAAGGAGAAGGCTAGTCAAGAAGCCCAAAAGAGTTGATTCTTTTGATGTTGAAGCTATGGAGATTTCTGTTGCTCATGCCAGTCACcataaaaaggtaaaaatgctaTTGTGTATTCATCTTCCTTTTCAATTGTTTATGGGTCATTATGAAGTATGAACAAATTAACCCTCTTTCTTAGAGCACTTgggggagaggggggggggggaatataAAGTGATGTGGAGGAGTTATATGCAATTTCTGCGCATTAGTTAAAATGAAACTAATCAAAAGCTTGGCATAAGAGGGAGAGCATTGAGAACGTAAAAGTTTTTGTAACAACTTTTAGAGGCTGGCCAAGAAAACTTTATTGTTTCatcttctcctcctcctttttGCCCAAGGCAATTCGTTATTTGACTTAATTATAGTTTCCGGCAGTTTGTTGAAGTAGTTTTGGAGTTTTTGGTCCCTATATATGGCAAGAATGTAGTAGAGCTAAGGTCGAACTTTGAGAAAAGCTTATATcctgttctcttttccttttgcgTAATGACTAGCAAGGCAACTTCCATTTTCTAGATTGTATTGACTAACAATGTGTCATGAAAAAGTTCTTAAGATAAGAATATTAACCATAGGGATATAATTATATAAATGCTTGCTCTTCTTTCAGTTTGTACTTGTGATTATCTTTTGGAGAAGAGTTTCTACAATGGCCTACCTTCATGTCTTCCTTTACTAATTTATGTCTCTTCAAAAATCAGGAGGCTTCTCTTTTGAGTACACTTGCTCTGGCATTTCAAACGCTTGGTGTAGTATATGGTGACTTGGGGACAAGCCCTTTATATGTTTTCTCAGATGTTTTCAGCAAGGTGCCCATCACATCTGAAGTTGATGTCTTGGGGGCATTGTCCATCGTGTTATACACAATTGCTCTCCTTCCACTAATGAAATATGTATTTATAGTGCTCAAGGCCAATGATAATGGGGAAGGTATGGTTAGTTCATAAAACTGCCTTTTATATTTTTGACTTATCATGTGCCTGTCTTCTGGGGAAAGATGGTTTCCTTAACAACTCAATGATTTTAATGGCAGGAGGAACATTTGCACTGTATTCATTGATCTGCAGGTATGCAAATGTTAACCTTCTTCCCAATCGACAGCCAGCTGATGAACGCATCTCAAGTTTTAAGCTCAAGTTGCCCACTCCAGAGTTGGAAAGGGCTTTAAATATAAAGGAGATTTTGGAACGCAAATCTTCTCTGAAAACCCTTCTCTTGCTGTTGGTTCTGATGGGAACATCAATGATAATAGGTGATGGTATCCTGACCCCAGCAATGTCAGGtattctatttattatttattttcaattttgttgtccttGAAAGGTGTAGAAGCGTTTTTTCTAAGATCCCCCCATAAGTGGCCAACAACCAACATTGAGTGAACTTTCTAGCATTCAGTTTTGATCTTCTACGTTCGTCATAAATGCTATTCACTATCTTTGTTGAAGAAGACTAGAAGAATGGGAAAGTAGAAATGAAGTGTTTTAGAGGACGGAACAATTTTGATGTCTGTTTAAGAAATATAACACAGCAGTTGTAAAATTCAGGGGTAAGTTGTATGTCTTATTTGGTGTTATCGTGCCTATCGGAATGAAGTTACCATAGTAACTCCCTCATCAACTTAATTTGGAGAATGGTTTTCATTTAGctcaaaagaaaaaggagaatatCTTCTGCTACCATTGCTACTATTATTGATTTAAAACATATCTACAAAAAGCTGATTTTTCACTATACTTTGTGTTCCGTTCAATCACTGGCATAAGATGAACGCCTTTGTTCGGATTCTCTAAACTACCTTGTACATACTGTAGTGGTAGTGGGTGATGTGAAAGCTTCAGGTCCTCAATAAAAAAGGGTCAAATAGAAAGGAACAACCCAGGGCTAGCTAATATGATAGAAGCATCAACATCCAATTTACATTGTGCAGAACTCGTCTACAACATTGCCATTTGTTATTTCTATTTCTTCACAGGCTTGTAGCCTTAGTGTGTGAACCGGGTTCCTTGAGGTACAATTATGACTATGCTTTTAAGTTGTCTGGCACCTAGATTAGTTTCTCTAATTAGTTTCTGATTTGTTGCAGTTATGTCTGCTGTAAGTGGGCTGCAGGGTAAGATCCCCGGATTTGGCACAAGTGAGTTTCCTTGTTTTCTTTGTAATTGCTGCTACTAGCTACTTCTGAGAAGTGAACTGCAAAATTTGTGCTCTACTGGAAATGCTAAATTGGTTTCAGATAGCATGCCTCTTCTAGCTTTTACTTGTACTGTGGCAAAACTATAAATATAAATCTGACAAACCAGTGATTAAAGTTCTATTACATTGAACAAAAGGGCCTtatcaaaaacaaacaaaaaaaaaaacattgcaGAAAAGGGACAATATACAGGACGGGTAGAAAGAGTTGTGCTACTTGGCTTATTCAGGAAAACTACAGGATGGGAAAGAATATGTTAATCCTAAGGATCCGTAGGATTAATTATGGGTCCAAGACAACAACAAAAAGATTTGAGTTGTTTCAAATTGCATGCCTCTTCTAGCTATAAGTTTTACTGTGGGAAACTAAGGTTCCCTTACGATATGGAAAACCACCACTTTACATCTTAGTGGAATGGCAAAATTTTGGCTGTTCAGCATATGTTTAGTATCGCAGGCCTTTGATTTAAATATTCTCTAATGAAATATTTTGAAGTTCTCTCTGCACATTCATATCATGGACATTGTTATGTCCAACCATCACGAAGAGATGTGGGAAACTTGGTAGGTGACTTTGCATAAAACACCTTATTAAATTTGTTTGCAGATGCTCTTGTTATCACCTCAATTATCATCCTTGGCGCGTTATTCAGTATACAGAAATATGGGTCAAGCAAAGTGGGTTTTACATTTGCTCCTGCCCTTGCTTTGTGGTTCTTCAGTCTGGGGTCTATAGGAATTTATAACCTGCTGAAGCATGATGTAACTGTCTTAAGGGCTTTAAATCCAGCTTATATCTATCTGTTCTTCAAGAAGAACTCAACCAATGGATGGTCAGCTCTTGGTGGCTGTGTTTTATGCATCACAGGTACGTGGAGTTCCTTTCTCCGTTGGTTTGGTCTAGAGTTCTTAAAATATTTTGGTGCATGCAGAGGTCTGAGTTTTCAATTTATGTGTGCATATGTGGGGCTGCCTTCTTTACTTCTCTCACTGTGTGCGTAATGGGGAGTATGATAATTGAGACATTTGCAAAGTTTTAATTGATGGCCTAATGGCTTCTTGTCTTCTAACGAGCGCAAGCATGCATTGTTTGATTCATAAGAAACAAGGATTCAAGCTATTCTCAAAGGCAATGAATGTTCCTTTTTCCTGACTGCTCTAGCAAATGCTTCTATTGAGTTGAAATTTGATTTGCAATGTGTTATTTCATTTATGATGCATGTATCTAGGCATCCATCTGGAAAACCAGAGAAATTATTTAGAATATTAATGATATAAATGCTGTTTGAGCTTACCATGGTCTAGGGGTTCGGACAGATAGCTTGAGTTCAAATCTCGATAGAACCTACTTCTTTTTCCAGGAGTCTTTTTAGTTTGTTCAGATATATATATGTTAGTGTAGGACTAAGTGTTAGATCAAGAAAAAGCTTAGTCTTAGAGAACTCATAATTTTCCTTTAAAGACGAATTATTAGATATATAGAGGATTCTATTGCCGACTCCAACTAGTTTGTAATTAAGGCATGATAATAGTAGTTGTTGATGAGTTGATAAGCTATTTGATGAATTATTGCAGGAGCGGAAGCAATGTTTGCTGATTTAGGTCATTTCTCTGTGAAGTCTATACAggttcctttttttattttgccTTGTCTTAAAGTGTCCTCTACCTTCCCATAAATATGATTTCTGCAGCATTTGTTTCCATTCTGATGTAAGTTCACTGCTGCAGATTGCCTTCACAAGCGTGGTGTTCCCCTGCCTTTTCTTGGCCTACTTTGGCCAAGCTGCTTATCTTATGAAACACCCAAATTCATATGGCAGAGTATTTTATGATTCTGTCCCAGGTATTATTGCCAAGAGGAAGCTTGTAAACATATTTTTGCTTCTTCCTTTTTCTAGAGATTCAAATGTTGAACGGTTTTGATTATTAAGCTCTTCTTTGACGCTAGTAGTTTTTGTCAACAACAGATGGTTTATTCTGGCCAGTTTTTGGGATAGCAACTGTAGCAGCCATAATTGCTAGTCAGGCCATGATATCTGCTTCATTTTCATGTGTTAAGCAAGCTATGGCTCTTGGATGCTTCCCAAGGTTGAAGATTATTCACACCTCAAAGAAGCACATGGGTCAAATTTACATTCCTGTCATTAATTGGTTTTTGATGATAATGTGCATGCTTGTTGTTGCTGCCTTCAGGAGCACGACAGACATAGCCAATGCATATGGTTGGTCCCTAACGTTTgcagttttttttttggatttgttAAAACAGACAAAAGATTTTTTGATCTATTCCATTCCATATGGCACTCTTTCTTTTTGGTCCACTCAGAAAGATTGTCAAGTGTCTTCCTTGAATTGTGTGTCTAGTTCAAACACTGCTATATAAATTGATATGGACGGGAGTACTTGATTGAAACTCTGCTGTTTGTTCTCCCTCTCATTTGCATTTGTTCTTCAACATTCACTTCTTCAAGAAGCTCCAGCTATACAAATATATCATTAGGAGCGTATTTCGGAATTAAAGCCGCAGAAGAAAAGAGAgatggaagaaagaaaagaagaaaaatggctcTGGGGCTGCTTGCCCCTCAATATTATACTCCCTTCTTTTTCTATCAAGTTATAACTTCAAGCTACTTATAGAACTAAAATGAGTTTCAGCCGTTAGTAGATATCCTTACTTGAGCATATTTCACATGAAGCTCTTCCTTTTCTATTGCAGGCATAGCTGAAGTTGGTGTCATGATGGTTAGCACCACTTTGGTTACAGTGGTAATGCTTCTGATATGGCAAACAAATTTGTTTCTGGCTTTCTTGTTTCCACTTATATTTGGAACAATGGAGCTCATTTATATGTCTGCTGTTCTATCCAAGATCTTGGAGGGTGGTTGGCTTCCACTTGTTTTTGCGTCTTTCTTCCTCTGTGTGATGTATCTTTGGAACTACGGGAGTGTCTTGAAGTACCAGAGTGAGGTTAAGCAGAAGATTTCAATGGATTTCATGCATGAGCTTGGCTCTTCTCTTGGGACTGTAAGAGTACCAGGGATAGGTTTACTATACAATGAGCTGGTTCAAGGCATTCCCTCTATTTTTGGACAGTTCCTATTGGACCTCCCAGCTATTCACTCTGTGATAGTCTTTGTATGCATCAAGTATGTACCAGTACCTATTGTCCCTCAGGATGAAAGGTTCTTGTTTCGAAGGGTTGGTCCGAAGGACTATCATATGTTCCGTTGTGTAGCTAGATATGGCTATAAGGATGTCAGAAAAGAAGATCATCATGCGTTTGAGCAACTTTTGGTGGATAGCCTTGAGAAGTTTCTAAGAAAGGAGGCCCTGGATCTTGCTTTGGAAAGCAACCTGATTCAACAGGATCTTGATAGCATTTCCGTGAAGTCCAGGGATGAATCTGAAATACAGGATGGTGATGGAATGGACGAGCTTAAGATTCCATTAATGAGTGATCAAAGATTAGACGCAGGGGCATCAACATCAGAAGCATCTATGGCATTGCCAGCTAGTGTTATGTCAGTGGATGAAGATCCTAGTTTGGAATATGAGCTCTCTGCTCTTCGAGAAGCCACAGAATCTGGATTTACATATTTGCTTGGACATGGGGACGTGAGGGCGAAGAAAAACTCTTGGTTCATCAAGAAACTGTCAATAAATTACTTCTATGCATTCATGAGGAAGAACTGTAGAGGAGGCGCTGCAACAATGCGTGTTCCTCACATGAATATTATCCAGGTGGGAATGACATACATGGTTTGATCTTGGTACCATTTAGCTTCTTGCTGGCCTTGTAAGTGCTGCATTAAAATTTCTTGATGCCAAATTTTTCGAGGCATACGTATTCATGTAAGAAGCATGCATTTTCAAGAACAGAACAAACTATTACACGTTCAAGTAATATTCTTATCATTATTTGCCTTCCATGGATATTCTGCTATCTTCctaaattattgtttttttttttggttggtaACTAACAATTTTAGTAATTACCAGAGGAATATTTACAGAGAATAGCTAAGCTCACACAGCTTGCTAGAGTCTTGAACCATACAACAGCACAAACTCAAGCCTAAACATACGCTTGGTCTTAGAACTTTAGGCTACGGATAAGAGATCTAATTCTACATGAAGCTCGGGCATTACATATGTAGGCTATCTCCTTAGCTACAAGTTGCACACTTTTGCTCTTCCTCTCAAACACTCATTGATTTCTTTCGATCCAATAACTTTCACATCTTAATAAACAAGTTTTAcaattaatttaataatttagtcTCAGGATTATAATTACATTATCTTTATTATCTTAATTAGCCAAAAATCgattttaacaattcaataaatgaagtattataattattttttagtaactaattaattaaagcaaTTATTAATATATTCGATGATTATATTTTATTGCGTTTAATTAGGATTAATTAAGTCTgagtaatttaatttttaaaggagGTTAAAAACtcaaaaggctacaattgcaattgtCTAATTAAatgtaatatggccaaattttaaACCATATACCAGCTGATTTAGCCCAAATCATACCCGGTCCAAACCCACCCCATCCATCTGATTTGACGATCCGTATCACTCCGTCTAAACCAATGGCATCGTGCCATGTCATCGCTCTTCTACACTCACAAAAGAAACACAATATATCTGGACCGTTGATTCAAATCATCAATGGTCCATAATTAATCtcaatttctcttttatttttggaattctGAGTGTCCCATCTTAACCGTTAGATCCAAGTAATCCAACGGTTCCTATTTTTTCaactttaattatttttcctttcctttattGCCAAAATATTAGAGTCGTTGATCACAATGATCTAACGGTTTCATTCGTTCACATTAAACTAACAGGCCCTCTAACCCTAAATCATTCCAACACCACCCCGCctcctccttttcttctttctctccctattcTCTCAATATTGTAACTCCATCAGTTCAaaaaaccttgcacaaattagTGCAAGGTCACCTTAATCGAACCTAATCATCTCCTTTGTCCCTGCTAGCCGTGAGTCACGCTTGAATCTTTCCCCTTTTGTCGTTACAATTCAAGAGTGACCTGGGATTTCATCTGTCTTGGCTCCATTCTTTCAAATAGGATCATGCATGGATATTATATCTGGCTTCATCATTGTTATTCGATGTCTAGAGGTCAAACGCAGTGACCTCTGGACATTAGGGCTTTGACCGACGGTTCTTCACTCTTCAACGGTTGACTCCGCAACTCCTCGTGTCCAAGCAAATTCCCCGTTGCTTTTCCCCTTTGTAGTTCTCTGATTTCACCTCTATTACTGCCATCATCCGTCTATCGTCACTTTCTACTATTTGTTTGAACCGATCGAAACCCTAAGTGGCTTGAACGTCACTATGAATAGGGCATTCAATGCCTTCACCTAACaaacatcaatatacatcaataCACCTAATACTACTACTAAAAGAATTAAAGTTCAAGTCTTT
The nucleotide sequence above comes from Nicotiana tabacum cultivar K326 chromosome 12, ASM71507v2, whole genome shotgun sequence. Encoded proteins:
- the LOC107813511 gene encoding putative potassium transporter 12 isoform X1, giving the protein MGKGEIEESSSTVGLLKRCTTGGSGGSTRWVDGSEVDSESPPWLLFGDEEISREGYGSVRRRLVKKPKRVDSFDVEAMEISVAHASHHKKEASLLSTLALAFQTLGVVYGDLGTSPLYVFSDVFSKVPITSEVDVLGALSIVLYTIALLPLMKYVFIVLKANDNGEGGTFALYSLICRYANVNLLPNRQPADERISSFKLKLPTPELERALNIKEILERKSSLKTLLLLLVLMGTSMIIGDGILTPAMSVMSAVSGLQGKIPGFGTNALVITSIIILGALFSIQKYGSSKVGFTFAPALALWFFSLGSIGIYNLLKHDVTVLRALNPAYIYLFFKKNSTNGWSALGGCVLCITGAEAMFADLGHFSVKSIQIAFTSVVFPCLFLAYFGQAAYLMKHPNSYGRVFYDSVPDGLFWPVFGIATVAAIIASQAMISASFSCVKQAMALGCFPRLKIIHTSKKHMGQIYIPVINWFLMIMCMLVVAAFRSTTDIANAYGIAEVGVMMVSTTLVTVVMLLIWQTNLFLAFLFPLIFGTMELIYMSAVLSKILEGGWLPLVFASFFLCVMYLWNYGSVLKYQSEVKQKISMDFMHELGSSLGTVRVPGIGLLYNELVQGIPSIFGQFLLDLPAIHSVIVFVCIKYVPVPIVPQDERFLFRRVGPKDYHMFRCVARYGYKDVRKEDHHAFEQLLVDSLEKFLRKEALDLALESNLIQQDLDSISVKSRDESEIQDGDGMDELKIPLMSDQRLDAGASTSEASMALPASVMSVDEDPSLEYELSALREATESGFTYLLGHGDVRAKKNSWFIKKLSINYFYAFMRKNCRGGAATMRVPHMNIIQVGMTYMV
- the LOC107813511 gene encoding putative potassium transporter 12 isoform X2, with protein sequence MGKGEIEESSSTVGLLKRCTTGGSGGSTRWVDGSEVDSESPPWLLFGDEEISREGYGSVRRRLVKKPKRVDSFDVEAMEISVAHASHHKKEASLLSTLALAFQTLGVVYGDLGTSPLYVFSDVFSKVPITSEVDVLGALSIVLYTIALLPLMKYVFIVLKANDNGEGGTFALYSLICRYANVNLLPNRQPADERISSFKLKLPTPELERALNIKEILERKSSLKTLLLLLVLMGTSMIIGDGILTPAMSVMSAVSGLQGKIPGFGTNALVITSIIILGALFSIQKYGSSKVGFTFAPALALWFFSLGSIGIYNLLKHDVTVLRALNPAYIYLFFKKNSTNGWSALGGCVLCITGAEAMFADLGHFSVKSIQIAFTSVVFPCLFLAYFGQAAYLMKHPNSYGRVFYDSVPGIAEVGVMMVSTTLVTVVMLLIWQTNLFLAFLFPLIFGTMELIYMSAVLSKILEGGWLPLVFASFFLCVMYLWNYGSVLKYQSEVKQKISMDFMHELGSSLGTVRVPGIGLLYNELVQGIPSIFGQFLLDLPAIHSVIVFVCIKYVPVPIVPQDERFLFRRVGPKDYHMFRCVARYGYKDVRKEDHHAFEQLLVDSLEKFLRKEALDLALESNLIQQDLDSISVKSRDESEIQDGDGMDELKIPLMSDQRLDAGASTSEASMALPASVMSVDEDPSLEYELSALREATESGFTYLLGHGDVRAKKNSWFIKKLSINYFYAFMRKNCRGGAATMRVPHMNIIQVGMTYMV